The proteins below come from a single Eremothecium sinecaudum strain ATCC 58844 chromosome II, complete sequence genomic window:
- a CDS encoding flavin-containing monooxygenase (Syntenic homolog of Ashbya gossypii ACR122C; Syntenic homolog of Ashbya gossypii NOHBY324; No homolog in Saccharomyces cerevisiae; Syntenic homolog of Kluyveromyces lactis KLLA0D07414g) — translation MPPSAANTPSAHEKCTTCGTVLKHTTCGNSQEDYYNTEIYPPILEHAVNHDLPAAKIYGVHTPYPELIQDINDDHLKSLVEEWVSKFNAVLQDIKAGLDKRHVDAKFDGLFANHVAWRDHLALGWNFHTFNGLKALKKRVIPRLYTVKIEDIVLDDLADYRYKLGFGKVVMHEKTAEHPSIEWIQIYYNFVNKIGSGKGVGRLAAVKDPVTGAGKLMCFTLYTVLEDLKASPEKVLRNRPEGVDHGPHKDRQSWLEVRERETTFTETHQPTVLIVGGGQGGLSLAARLKSFGINSLIVEKNHKVGDNWRNRYKFLVLHDPVWYDEMPYINFPPTWPVYTPKDKLGDWFDSYAKSLDLNIQCDTTAVGASFDDVTRRWKVEVRNNLTGAINFFRPSHLVMATGHSGEPRIPHFEGQEHFQGKIVHSSQHGSGAQYKGGKALVVGGCNSAHDICQDFYEQGVDVTMLQRSSTCIITSTHGTVINNKDLYDEDGPKTETADRIFHSMPIHLMNGVMQQQFRSSCIQDKQLLDSLNEVGFKTNAGFGGTGVFGLYFRVGSGYYIDVGCSPLIVEKKVKLKHGVGIKRFLKTGVEFTDGTKLEGLDVVVLATGYTNMKETARRLFGNKVADRLNPVWGLDKEGEIQTMWRDSGHPNFWFMGGNLALARYYSKRLALKIVAQEKDIFY, via the coding sequence ATGCCACCTTCAGCAGCTAACACTCCATCCGCTCACGAGAAATGTACTACCTGTGGAACAGTTCTCAAGCACACAACTTGTGGTAATTCGCAGGAAGACTATTACAATACAGAAATTTACCCGCCAATCCTAGAACATGCAGTTAATCACGATCTACCCGCGGCTAAGATATACGGTGTACATACACCATATCCCGAGTTAATCCAGGATATAAACGATGACCACTTGAAATCTTTAGTCGAGGAGTGGGTCTCAAAGTTTAACGCAGTATTACAGGATATAAAAGCTGGTCTCGACAAACGTCACGTTGATGCTAAGTTTGATGGACTTTTTGCAAACCATGTGGCTTGGAGAGACCATTTAGCTCTTGGCTGGAACTTCCATACGTTCAATGGTCTCAAGGCCTTGAAAAAACGGGTGATTCCACGGTTATACACCGTAaaaattgaagatattgTATTAGACGACTTGGCGGATTACCGTTACAAGCTTGGGTTTGGTAAAGTTGTGATGCACGAGAAAACCGCAGAGCATCCTTCTATAGAATGGATCCAAATCTATTACAATTTCGTGAATAAGATTGGTTCAGGAAAGGGCGTAGGGAGATTAGCTGCTGTAAAGGATCCTGTTACAGGGGCTGGTAAATTAATGTGCTTCACATTATATACCGTCTTGGAAGACTTAAAGGCTAGTCCTGAAAAGGTACTTCGTAATAGGCCTGAGGGGGTTGATCACGGTCCACACAAGGACCGACAATCTTGGCTCGAGGTCAGGGAACGTGAAACAACATTTACTGAAACCCACCAACCCACAGTGTTAATTGTGGGAGGCGGGCAAGGCGGTTTATCCCTCGCGGCCCGGTTAAAGAGCTTTGGAATCAACTCTCTAATCGTGGAGAAAAACCATAAGGTTGGCGACAATTGGAGAAACCGTTACAAATTCTTAGTGTTACACGACCCTGTCTGGTACGACGAGATGCCTTATATCAACTTTCCCCCTACTTGGCCTGTGTATACTCCTAAGGACAAGTTGGGTGATTGGTTTGATAGTTACGCTAAGAGCTTAGACTTAAATATCCAATGTGATACCACAGCCGTTGGTGCTTCGTTCGACGATGTTACACGGAGGTGGAAAGTTGAAGTAAGGAACAACTTAACCGGTGCCATAAACTTCTTCAGACCCAGTCACTTGGTAATGGCCACCGGTCATTCAGGTGAACCACGTATCCCCCATTTTGAAGGCCAAGAACACTTTCAAGGTAAAATTGTGCACTCGTCCCAACACGGTTCAGGGGCACAATACAAAGGAGGAAAAGCACTTGTTGTTGGAGGCTGTAACTCCGCACATGATATCTGTCAGGATTTCTATGAACAAGGTGTAGATGTCACCATGTTGCAGAGGTCATCGACATGTATTATCACGTCGACTCACGGTACTGTAATCAACAACAAGGACTTGTACGATGAAGATGGTCCTAAAACCGAAACCGCTGACCGTATCTTTCATTCTATGCCTATACACTTGATGAACGGCGTTATGCAACAGCAGTTCCGTTCTTCTTGTATTCAGGACAAGCAATTGTTAGATTCCTTGAACGAAGTAGGTTTTAAGACCAACGCAGGATTTGGCGGAACCGGTGTATTTGGACTTTACTTCCGTGTAGGATCCGGGTACTATATTGACGTCGGATGTAGCCCATTGATTGTGGAAAAAAAGGTCAAGCTCAAACATGGAGTTGGTATCAAAAGATTCCTCAAAACAGGCGTTGAGTTTACCGATGGAACCAAATTGGAAGGATTGGATGTAGTCGTTTTGGCAACGGGTTATACAAACATGAAAGAAACCGCAAGGAGATTGTTTGGTAACAAAGTTGCAGATAGATTGAATCCAGTGTGGGGATTGGACAAGGAAGGA